Proteins encoded in a region of the Candidatus Desulfatibia profunda genome:
- a CDS encoding acyl-CoA synthetase, giving the protein MGKIPEKMLPPKDLWPEYTVPAEFADIPDQLNLADFLLDRHVREGRGNNAAVKFMDQTVTYAKLQEMANKFGNSLKAAGVEAQDRVGIRLVNSIQAMVAIFAIEKIGAIPVPTSPLWSGEEVAFVANNAEMKFFIVNAPLMPPVEQAKPQLKYGTKIIVIGGKADEVKAAGNMVYEDMLAAGSDKLEATMLKGSDIGIMLYTSGTTGMPKGCVHFVRPIVIMSKMVNKYVYRMKPGDTLGGAAPVSFAAGFGTFTLMPFEGGAAISLIPKFTPPDMMELIQKHKITILTGLPTGYRALMKFPKFKAYDTSSIRLYTSGGDALGAETLDGWMKLTGKPIWEGLGGTEMLHLVTSNTMNSEPMPNSIGRALPGVQVRVVDPEWKDCKPGDVGSMILKGPSGSLYWKPYVDDERLIKSQRKGVVKGWNQMGDAVYMKEDGNIFFVSREDDMIKSSGYRIGPAEVEEAIEKHPAVAEAGVIGIPDPDKGQITKAFIVLKAGHQGSDAFFEELKEFLKDHIAIYKLPREIEYRDSLPRTPTGKLLRRHLRPPK; this is encoded by the coding sequence ATGGGTAAAATACCGGAAAAGATGTTGCCACCAAAAGATTTGTGGCCCGAATACACAGTACCGGCGGAGTTTGCGGATATTCCGGATCAGTTGAATCTGGCCGACTTTTTGCTCGACCGTCACGTGCGCGAAGGCCGGGGCAACAATGCCGCCGTTAAATTTATGGATCAGACCGTTACTTACGCCAAGCTCCAGGAAATGGCAAACAAGTTCGGCAACAGCCTCAAAGCCGCCGGCGTTGAAGCCCAGGACCGGGTCGGCATCCGGCTGGTGAATTCGATCCAGGCCATGGTCGCTATTTTTGCCATTGAGAAAATCGGTGCTATTCCAGTGCCTACATCTCCGCTGTGGTCCGGCGAAGAAGTCGCCTTTGTGGCCAACAACGCCGAGATGAAATTTTTTATTGTCAATGCCCCGCTCATGCCCCCGGTGGAGCAGGCCAAACCCCAGTTAAAATATGGTACCAAGATTATCGTCATCGGCGGCAAGGCCGACGAGGTCAAAGCGGCCGGCAACATGGTCTATGAAGATATGCTCGCGGCCGGTTCCGACAAGCTGGAAGCCACCATGCTCAAGGGAAGCGACATCGGCATCATGCTTTACACCTCCGGCACCACCGGCATGCCCAAGGGTTGTGTGCACTTTGTCCGGCCGATCGTCATCATGTCCAAAATGGTCAACAAGTACGTTTATAGAATGAAGCCCGGTGACACCCTGGGCGGAGCTGCCCCGGTCTCTTTTGCGGCCGGTTTCGGAACCTTCACCCTGATGCCCTTTGAAGGCGGTGCTGCCATATCACTGATTCCCAAATTCACCCCGCCGGATATGATGGAACTGATTCAAAAGCACAAAATTACGATTCTCACCGGTCTGCCCACCGGTTACCGGGCATTGATGAAGTTCCCCAAATTCAAGGCCTACGACACAAGTTCCATCCGTCTTTACACCTCCGGCGGCGATGCGCTGGGCGCCGAGACCCTGGATGGTTGGATGAAGCTGACCGGCAAACCCATCTGGGAGGGTCTGGGCGGAACGGAAATGCTGCATCTGGTCACATCCAACACCATGAACTCCGAACCGATGCCCAATTCCATCGGCCGGGCCCTGCCCGGCGTTCAGGTGCGGGTAGTCGATCCCGAGTGGAAAGACTGCAAGCCGGGTGACGTCGGCAGCATGATTCTGAAAGGCCCTTCGGGAAGCCTGTACTGGAAGCCTTACGTGGACGATGAACGCCTGATCAAATCGCAACGCAAGGGCGTAGTCAAGGGCTGGAACCAGATGGGGGATGCGGTCTATATGAAAGAAGACGGCAACATCTTCTTCGTATCCCGCGAGGATGACATGATCAAGAGCTCCGGATACCGCATTGGCCCGGCTGAGGTCGAAGAAGCCATCGAAAAGCACCCGGCCGTGGCGGAAGCCGGCGTAATCGGCATTCCCGATCCCGACAAGGGCCAGATCACCAAGGCCTTTATCGTCCTGAAAGCCGGCCACCAGGGCAGCGACGCGTTCTTTGAAGAACTCAAGGAGTTCTTGAAGGATCACATCGCCATTTACAAGCTGCCCAGGGAAATAGAATATAGAGATTCCCTGCCGCGTACGCCTACCGGCAAGCTGTTGCGCCGTCATCTGCGTCCGCCGAAGTGA